From the Chthoniobacterales bacterium genome, one window contains:
- a CDS encoding PRC-barrel domain-containing protein encodes MKIRINTSAALLVVALLGLGGSIGDAAKNPATNYPALMAGSEIKGSHVKNLRGQDLGAIDEVLIEPDTGQVRFVILEVGGFLGLGATKVAVPWTAFQLTKEGDKPKWVLDADKDKLKNAPKIQGKGYERLYTSADAEPVFVYWKVTWIEPVTSRSPSSSSAASPSASTSP; translated from the coding sequence ATGAAGATAAGAATCAACACATCAGCAGCGTTGCTCGTCGTCGCCTTGCTTGGGCTTGGCGGCTCAATCGGGGACGCTGCGAAAAATCCAGCGACTAATTATCCAGCGCTCATGGCGGGTTCGGAGATCAAGGGCAGCCACGTCAAAAACCTGCGGGGCCAGGACCTCGGCGCCATCGACGAAGTCCTGATCGAGCCGGATACGGGCCAAGTGAGATTTGTCATCCTCGAAGTGGGAGGCTTCCTCGGGCTGGGCGCCACCAAAGTGGCCGTCCCGTGGACTGCGTTCCAACTCACCAAGGAAGGCGACAAACCGAAGTGGGTGCTTGATGCCGACAAGGACAAACTCAAGAACGCGCCGAAGATTCAAGGCAAGGGATACGAGCGCCTTTATACGAGTGCCGATGCCGAACCGGTCTTCGTTTATTGGAAGGTCACGTGGATCGAGCCAGTAACTTCCCGGTCTCCGTCGTCGTCCTCTGCGGCTTCACCGTCCGCGTCCACTTCGCCCTAG
- the trxA gene encoding thioredoxin has translation MNNIGTDERGLLLACPNCGKRNRLKYEGLGKIFRCAQCKDELPSPGEPVDLASDLVFDALISRSALPVLIDFWAPWCGPCKMVAPEFVKLARETAGKFVIAKVNTEEVPALSQRFHITAIPTMMIFNNGLEKARQAGAMPAAAIRKFAEHALVER, from the coding sequence ATGAACAACATCGGGACCGATGAGCGCGGCCTGCTCCTGGCCTGCCCGAACTGCGGGAAGCGCAACCGGTTGAAGTATGAAGGGCTCGGAAAAATATTTCGGTGCGCTCAGTGCAAGGATGAATTGCCGTCGCCCGGGGAGCCAGTCGATCTGGCAAGCGATCTCGTTTTCGACGCGCTGATCAGTCGCTCGGCTCTGCCCGTGTTGATTGATTTTTGGGCGCCGTGGTGCGGGCCGTGCAAGATGGTTGCGCCAGAGTTCGTCAAACTGGCCAGGGAAACCGCGGGCAAATTCGTCATCGCAAAAGTCAATACGGAAGAGGTGCCCGCCCTGTCCCAGCGCTTCCACATTACCGCGATTCCGACGATGATGATTTTCAACAACGGATTGGAAAAGGCGCGCCAGGCCGGTGCGATGCCGGCAGCGGCGATCCGGAAATTTGCCGAGCACGCTCTGGTCGAAAGATAA